One window of Streptococcus troglodytae genomic DNA carries:
- a CDS encoding M24 family metallopeptidase produces MSKLAQIVQKLKKQGIEAAVLSDPVSINYLTGFYSDPHERLMFLFLFADQEPLLFLPELDALRAKSVLNISVTGYLDFENPWEKIKTLLPKTNYSKIALEFDNLNVTKFKGLETIFSGQFSNLTPLINHMRLIKSADEIQKLLIAGELADKAVQIGFDSISLDATETDIIAQIEFEMKRLGVDKMSFETMVLTGSNAANPHGIPASHKIENNHLLLFDLGVESTGYVSDMTRTVAVGQPDQFKKDIYNICLEAQLTALDFIKPGVSAAQVDAAARSVIEKAGYGDYFNHRLGHGIGMGLHEFPSIMAGNDMILEEGMCFSVEPGIYIPEKVGVRIEDCGHVTKNGFEVFTQTPKELLYF; encoded by the coding sequence ATGTCAAAATTAGCACAGATTGTTCAAAAACTCAAAAAGCAAGGTATTGAAGCTGCTGTCCTTTCAGATCCTGTCTCCATTAATTATTTAACAGGTTTTTATAGTGATCCGCATGAACGGCTTATGTTCCTCTTCCTCTTTGCAGATCAGGAACCTCTGCTTTTTTTACCTGAACTTGATGCGTTAAGAGCAAAAAGTGTATTAAACATTTCGGTGACTGGCTATCTTGATTTTGAAAATCCTTGGGAAAAAATTAAGACCTTATTGCCTAAAACGAATTATTCTAAAATTGCCTTGGAATTTGACAACTTAAATGTAACAAAATTTAAGGGACTTGAAACAATATTTTCAGGTCAATTCAGCAACTTAACTCCTTTGATTAATCATATGCGCCTGATTAAATCAGCTGACGAAATTCAAAAATTATTAATCGCTGGAGAACTTGCGGACAAGGCTGTTCAAATTGGCTTTGATAGTATATCCCTTGATGCTACCGAAACAGACATTATCGCTCAGATTGAATTTGAGATGAAAAGACTGGGCGTTGACAAAATGAGTTTTGAAACAATGGTATTAACAGGCAGTAATGCTGCCAATCCTCACGGCATTCCAGCAAGTCACAAAATCGAAAACAACCATTTGCTGCTTTTTGATTTAGGTGTTGAAAGTACAGGCTATGTCAGTGATATGACACGAACTGTTGCTGTTGGCCAACCTGACCAGTTCAAAAAGGATATTTACAATATTTGCTTAGAAGCCCAATTAACAGCACTTGACTTCATCAAACCGGGAGTGAGCGCTGCTCAAGTGGATGCCGCAGCTCGTTCTGTTATCGAAAAGGCTGGCTATGGTGACTATTTCAACCATCGTCTCGGGCATGGTATTGGTATGGGACTGCATGAATTCCCGTCTATCATGGCAGGAAACGATATGATTCTAGAAGAAGGCATGTGCTTTTCTGTTGAGCCCGGCATTTACATTCCTGAAAAAGTTGGTGTTCGTATTGAAGATTGCGGCCATGTCACCAAAAATGGTTTTGAAGTCTTTACCCAAACGCCAAAAGAACTACTTTATTTCTAA
- the ccpA gene encoding catabolite control protein A — translation MNTDDTITIYDVAREAGVSMATVSRVVNGNKNVKENTRKKVLEVIDRLDYRPNAVARGLASKKTTTVGVVIPNIANAYFSILAKGIDDIATMYKYNIVLASSDEDDDKEINVINTLFAKQVDGIIFMGHHLTEKVRAEFSRARTPVVLAGTVDLEHQLPSVNIDHSKAAQDAVALLAKHHDKIAFVSGPLIDDINGKVRLAGYKEGLKKQGLPFKEGLVFEAQYKYQEGYQLAQRVINSGATAAYVAEDELAAGLLNGLFAAGKKVPEDFEIITSNDSTIALYTRPNMTSISQPIYDLGAVAMRMLTKIMNKEELEEKEIVLNHGIRERGTTE, via the coding sequence ATGAACACAGATGACACAATCACTATTTATGATGTTGCCCGTGAAGCGGGAGTGTCCATGGCAACTGTCAGCCGTGTTGTGAATGGAAATAAAAATGTCAAAGAGAATACCCGCAAAAAAGTCCTAGAAGTCATTGACCGTCTTGATTATCGGCCAAATGCTGTGGCGCGTGGTTTAGCAAGTAAGAAAACGACTACGGTAGGTGTCGTTATCCCTAATATTGCTAATGCTTATTTTTCCATTTTAGCTAAGGGAATTGATGACATTGCAACCATGTATAAATATAATATTGTACTGGCTTCAAGTGATGAAGATGACGATAAGGAAATCAATGTTATCAATACTTTATTTGCTAAACAGGTTGATGGTATCATTTTTATGGGGCATCATTTAACTGAAAAAGTTCGCGCTGAATTTTCACGAGCACGGACACCGGTTGTTTTAGCAGGTACTGTAGATCTGGAGCATCAACTACCTAGTGTTAATATTGATCATAGTAAGGCGGCACAAGATGCCGTAGCCCTATTGGCCAAGCATCATGATAAGATTGCTTTTGTATCGGGCCCTCTTATTGATGATATCAATGGCAAGGTACGTCTGGCTGGCTATAAAGAAGGCCTGAAAAAGCAGGGATTGCCTTTCAAAGAAGGACTTGTTTTTGAAGCTCAATATAAGTATCAAGAAGGCTATCAGTTAGCGCAACGTGTCATTAATTCAGGCGCAACAGCTGCTTATGTTGCTGAGGATGAGTTGGCTGCTGGGCTGTTAAATGGTTTGTTTGCTGCTGGTAAGAAAGTCCCAGAGGACTTTGAAATTATCACGAGTAATGATTCTACTATTGCGCTTTATACTCGTCCTAATATGACATCTATCAGCCAGCCGATTTATGATTTAGGAGCAGTCGCTATGCGTATGTTAACAAAGATTATGAACAAGGAAGAATTGGAAGAAAAAGAAATTGTTCTTAATCACGGTATTAGAGAAAGAGGAACAACTGAATAG
- a CDS encoding DUF3272 family protein, producing MLKQDFIIMLITTVTETIFFNNAIFEGQFFWAGFWGLLLLRSLRKTYVISKFTKAILSATKKKD from the coding sequence ATGTTAAAACAAGACTTCATTATCATGCTGATAACGACTGTGACTGAAACCATCTTTTTTAATAATGCGATTTTTGAAGGTCAATTCTTTTGGGCTGGTTTTTGGGGGCTTCTGCTCCTTCGCAGTCTGCGCAAGACTTATGTTATCAGCAAGTTTACCAAGGCCATCTTATCAGCTACCAAGAAGAAAGACTGA
- a CDS encoding TetR/AcrR family transcriptional regulator translates to MNNLTEQAFARALKEIMAKKSFDKVTVTELVRFLNVNRQTFYYHFKDLYDLLEWIYITDGEKMIGDKRTTVSWQEGLLAIFQYIQDNEAFVRNTYHSINRNYLEHFLYDRAYSLIRPVIEENEVQTQLSEADIDLRAHFYKYGLVGFILDWIDSGLREKPEDLTQRIYHLLESL, encoded by the coding sequence ATGAACAATTTGACAGAACAAGCTTTTGCTAGAGCTTTGAAAGAAATCATGGCAAAAAAATCTTTTGATAAGGTGACCGTAACCGAGCTCGTTCGATTTTTAAATGTTAACCGACAAACTTTCTATTATCACTTTAAAGATTTATATGATTTATTGGAATGGATCTATATCACAGATGGCGAAAAAATGATTGGTGATAAACGAACGACTGTTTCTTGGCAGGAGGGTCTATTAGCAATATTTCAGTATATTCAAGATAACGAAGCCTTTGTCCGTAACACTTATCATTCCATTAATCGCAATTATTTGGAACATTTTTTATATGATAGAGCCTACAGCCTTATTAGACCAGTTATTGAAGAAAATGAAGTTCAAACACAGCTTAGTGAAGCCGATATTGATTTGCGAGCACATTTTTATAAATACGGTCTGGTTGGTTTTATCTTAGATTGGATCGATTCAGGACTGCGGGAAAAGCCAGAAGATTTAACTCAGCGTATTTATCATTTACTGGAAAGTTTATAG
- a CDS encoding CDP-archaeol synthase: protein MKTIVMMYVTVMPVFLAGVANRFFCKSDILAWTYQPIDGGFTMSDGKRILGANKTWKGFWGMITLTTFCQVIWGFILGIIPHLLSFSLVESYHNDIFFNLFIGFLMGSAYVLCELPNSFIKRRFNVSSGQLASGNARWAFLLADQVVPFLGSIAIIAIFSPMTFSYYVGYVLLAAITLFAINSLILFIEMKRK from the coding sequence TTGAAGACTATTGTGATGATGTATGTGACTGTCATGCCTGTTTTTTTGGCTGGGGTTGCCAATCGTTTTTTCTGCAAATCTGATATTTTAGCTTGGACTTATCAGCCTATTGATGGTGGTTTTACAATGTCTGATGGGAAGCGTATTTTGGGAGCCAATAAAACTTGGAAGGGTTTTTGGGGCATGATTACCTTGACGACTTTTTGTCAGGTCATTTGGGGATTCATCTTAGGAATCATTCCGCATTTGCTCAGTTTTTCATTAGTGGAAAGCTATCACAATGATATTTTTTTCAATCTGTTTATAGGATTTCTAATGGGAAGTGCTTATGTTTTATGTGAATTACCCAATAGTTTCATTAAACGACGCTTTAACGTTTCGTCAGGACAATTAGCGAGTGGAAATGCTAGGTGGGCCTTTCTGCTGGCAGATCAGGTCGTTCCTTTCTTAGGCAGTATTGCTATTATCGCAATCTTTAGTCCCATGACTTTTTCTTATTATGTTGGCTACGTTCTTTTGGCTGCTATAACTCTTTTTGCGATTAACAGTCTGATTTTATTTATTGAAATGAAAAGAAAATAA
- a CDS encoding GAF domain-containing protein, protein MKNQEKISAYQILLAQAQSMFANETNALANLANATAMLNKTLPNAIFTGFYLFDGEKLVLGPFQGGVSCVRIALGKGVCGQAAAKKQTLIVGDVTKHDNYISCDSAAMSEIVIPMVKDGQLIGVLDLDSHLVGDYDVIDQGYLEQFVTILLEKTNWHFDMFGVKN, encoded by the coding sequence ATGAAAAATCAAGAAAAAATTTCGGCTTATCAAATTTTACTGGCTCAGGCACAATCGATGTTTGCCAATGAAACAAATGCTTTGGCCAATTTAGCCAATGCTACAGCCATGCTGAATAAGACCCTTCCTAATGCTATCTTTACAGGATTTTATCTTTTTGACGGTGAAAAACTTGTCTTAGGTCCTTTCCAAGGCGGTGTCTCTTGTGTGCGTATTGCTCTTGGAAAGGGTGTCTGTGGTCAGGCTGCTGCCAAAAAACAAACACTTATCGTAGGAGATGTCACCAAGCATGATAATTATATTTCCTGCGATTCAGCCGCTATGAGTGAAATTGTTATTCCTATGGTAAAAGACGGTCAGCTTATTGGTGTGCTGGATTTAGATTCACACTTAGTTGGTGATTATGATGTTATAGATCAAGGCTATTTAGAACAATTTGTGACAATTCTTCTGGAAAAAACAAATTGGCATTTTGACATGTTTGGAGTGAAAAACTGA
- a CDS encoding glycosyltransferase family 4 protein — protein MKVLLYLEAEHYLRKSGIGRAIKHQERALTLAGIDYTTNPEDEYDLVHINTYGLKSWRLMKRAKKAGKKVIMHGHSTEEDFRDSFVGSNWIAPFFKKYLCRFYKEADAIITPTPYSKQLIAGYGITNPIYAVSNGIDLVRYIPDQAKEAAFRQHFQLTGDEQVVVCAGLYFKRKGIEDFIKVAQRMPHVRFIWFGETNKWVIPHDVRAIVAKKHPDNVTFAGYIKGDVFEGAMSGADAFFFPSLEETEGIVVLEALASHQHVILRDIPVYKGWITDEAVEFATTIEGFEEAIQKVLDGHSQKTEAGYLVAQSRNIDKVAHDLAQVYQKVMEG, from the coding sequence ATGAAAGTTTTATTGTATTTGGAGGCGGAGCATTACTTGAGAAAATCAGGTATTGGTCGTGCCATCAAACATCAAGAACGCGCCTTGACCTTGGCAGGGATTGATTACACAACCAATCCTGAAGATGAGTACGATTTGGTTCATATTAATACTTATGGTCTAAAGAGCTGGCGCTTAATGAAACGTGCTAAAAAAGCTGGAAAAAAAGTTATTATGCACGGACATTCAACCGAAGAAGATTTTAGGGATTCTTTTGTTGGTTCTAATTGGATTGCTCCATTTTTTAAAAAATACCTTTGCCGCTTTTATAAAGAAGCTGATGCTATTATTACACCAACACCTTATTCAAAACAGCTCATTGCAGGATATGGGATTACCAACCCTATCTATGCTGTCTCAAATGGCATTGACTTAGTGCGCTACATTCCTGATCAGGCTAAGGAAGCTGCTTTTCGTCAGCATTTCCAGTTAACTGGTGACGAGCAGGTTGTTGTATGTGCGGGTCTTTACTTTAAACGCAAGGGAATTGAAGATTTTATCAAAGTCGCCCAAAGAATGCCTCATGTGCGTTTTATTTGGTTTGGCGAAACGAATAAATGGGTTATTCCCCATGATGTCAGAGCTATTGTTGCTAAGAAACATCCTGATAATGTTACTTTTGCAGGTTATATAAAAGGCGATGTTTTCGAAGGAGCAATGAGCGGTGCTGATGCTTTCTTCTTTCCAAGTCTTGAAGAAACTGAAGGCATTGTTGTTTTAGAAGCCTTAGCTAGTCATCAGCATGTTATTTTAAGAGACATTCCTGTTTATAAAGGCTGGATAACAGATGAAGCAGTTGAGTTTGCAACAACGATTGAGGGATTTGAAGAAGCTATTCAAAAGGTTCTTGATGGTCACAGTCAAAAGACAGAGGCAGGTTATTTAGTGGCCCAAAGTCGTAATATTGATAAGGTAGCTCATGATTTGGCTCAAGTCTACCAAAAAGTTATGGAGGGGTAG
- a CDS encoding alpha-amylase: protein MTNETMMQYFEWYLPNDGKHWQHLAEDASHLKNIGISKVWMPPAFKGTGSNDVGYGVYDLYDLGEFNQNGTVRTKYGSREDYLNAVNALKEQEIMPISDIVLNHKANGDAKERFQVVKVNPSNRQEKISEPYEIEGWTQFNFPGRQNNYSDFKWHWYHFTGVDYDALHNENGIYMILGDNKGWASQENIDQENGNYDYLMYDDIDFKHPEVQEHLRDWVAWFLETSGVGGFRLDAIKHIDKTFMAQFIRYIREHLKADLYVFGEYWKDSHFDITDYLHSVDLQFDLIDVMLHMNFFEAGQKGSDFDLSTILDDSLMKSHPDFAVTFVDNHDSQRGQALESTIAEWFKPLAYGLILLRQEGIPCVFYGDYYGISGEFAQESFQTILDKLLYIRQYHVYGSQEDYFDHANCIGWTCLGDEEHPNGVAVIMSNGEANCKRMNMGEFNRNKVFVDYLNNCTEEVILDDQGWGDFPVQATSLSAWVNKDAH, encoded by the coding sequence ATGACAAATGAAACAATGATGCAGTATTTTGAATGGTATTTGCCAAACGATGGTAAGCATTGGCAGCATTTAGCTGAGGATGCCAGTCATCTTAAGAATATTGGGATTAGCAAAGTCTGGATGCCGCCGGCTTTTAAAGGAACGGGTTCCAATGATGTTGGCTATGGCGTTTATGATCTTTATGATCTGGGTGAATTTAATCAAAATGGAACTGTCAGGACCAAATATGGCAGCAGGGAAGATTATCTCAATGCTGTGAATGCTTTGAAGGAGCAGGAAATCATGCCTATTTCCGATATTGTCCTTAATCACAAGGCCAATGGTGATGCCAAAGAAAGATTTCAAGTGGTTAAGGTCAATCCCAGTAACCGTCAAGAAAAGATTTCTGAACCTTACGAAATTGAAGGATGGACCCAGTTTAACTTTCCGGGCCGGCAGAATAATTACAGCGATTTCAAATGGCATTGGTACCATTTCACTGGCGTTGATTATGATGCTCTTCATAATGAAAATGGTATCTATATGATCCTAGGTGATAACAAGGGTTGGGCCAGTCAGGAAAATATTGATCAAGAAAATGGTAATTATGATTACCTGATGTATGATGATATTGATTTTAAACATCCTGAAGTACAGGAGCACTTGCGAGACTGGGTTGCTTGGTTTTTGGAAACAAGCGGTGTCGGTGGTTTTCGTTTAGATGCTATCAAACATATTGATAAAACCTTTATGGCACAGTTTATTCGTTATATTCGCGAGCATCTTAAAGCAGACCTTTATGTTTTTGGTGAATACTGGAAAGACAGTCATTTTGATATTACCGATTATCTCCATAGTGTTGACCTGCAATTTGACTTGATTGATGTTATGCTACATATGAATTTCTTTGAGGCTGGTCAAAAAGGTTCTGATTTTGATTTGTCAACGATTTTAGACGATAGTCTGATGAAAAGCCATCCTGATTTTGCTGTTACTTTTGTTGATAATCATGACTCACAAAGAGGTCAGGCTTTGGAGTCAACGATTGCAGAGTGGTTTAAACCTTTAGCTTATGGTTTGATTTTGCTGCGCCAAGAAGGGATTCCTTGCGTCTTTTACGGTGATTATTATGGTATTTCGGGTGAATTTGCTCAGGAATCTTTCCAGACTATTTTAGATAAACTGCTTTATATCAGGCAATACCATGTTTATGGATCGCAAGAAGATTATTTTGACCATGCCAATTGTATTGGCTGGACTTGTCTGGGAGATGAAGAGCACCCTAATGGTGTGGCTGTTATCATGTCTAATGGGGAAGCCAATTGCAAACGAATGAATATGGGAGAATTTAATCGGAATAAGGTTTTTGTTGATTATCTTAATAATTGTACAGAAGAAGTGATTTTAGATGATCAAGGCTGGGGTGATTTCCCAGTTCAAGCAACTTCCTTGTCAGCTTGGGTTAATAAAGATGCTCATTGA
- the dnaX gene encoding DNA polymerase III subunit gamma/tau gives MYQALYRKYRSQTFDEMVGQEVAAKTLKQAVASEKISHAYLFSGPRGTGKTSAAKIFAKAMNCPHQTDGEPCNNCDICHDITNGSLEDVIEIDAASNNGVDEIREIRDKSTYAPSRATYKVYIIDEVHMLSTGAFNALLKTLEEPTENVVFILATTELHKIPATILSRVQRFEFKAIKTKAIKEHLADILKKEGLSFDEEALSLIARRAEGGMRDALSILDQALSLTNDNDVSLEIAEEITGSISLRALDQYVADLLVHETQQALSDLDTIFDNGKSMSRFATDLLNYLRDLLVVQAGGENTHQGEAFDRNLALSQDTIFQMIDIVTKSLPEIKNGTHPKIYAEMMTIRLSKNDQKLHSVQDLPDNIAQEIETLKSEIKELKKSLQSLEKGKPFKVTKVQKTSFRYKVDKDKVMTIMRETVADSQKSREYLEALKSSWNEILDSISPQDRALLMGSEPVLANSENAILAFDAAFNAEQAMKRSDLNAMFGNIMSQASGFSPKIMAVPRAEFDAIRSEFAHSLKADKDDSQEEKTEATKAFIPEGFDFLADKIVLEED, from the coding sequence ATGTACCAAGCGCTTTATCGAAAATATCGAAGTCAGACTTTTGATGAAATGGTAGGGCAGGAAGTTGCGGCAAAAACTTTGAAACAGGCTGTCGCTTCAGAGAAGATTAGTCATGCCTATCTTTTTTCTGGACCAAGAGGAACAGGAAAAACCAGTGCTGCTAAGATTTTCGCCAAAGCCATGAACTGTCCTCATCAAACAGATGGAGAACCTTGCAATAACTGTGATATTTGCCATGACATTACCAACGGAAGTCTGGAAGATGTGATTGAAATTGATGCTGCTTCTAACAATGGTGTTGATGAGATCCGTGAAATTCGTGATAAGTCAACCTATGCTCCTAGCCGTGCCACTTATAAGGTTTATATCATTGACGAAGTACACATGCTCTCAACAGGGGCTTTCAATGCCCTTTTGAAAACTTTGGAAGAACCGACAGAAAATGTTGTCTTTATTTTGGCAACAACTGAATTACATAAGATTCCAGCTACTATCCTTTCACGCGTCCAGCGTTTTGAATTTAAGGCTATCAAAACCAAGGCCATCAAAGAGCATTTGGCAGACATTCTTAAAAAAGAAGGCCTCAGCTTTGATGAAGAAGCATTGAGTTTGATTGCCAGACGTGCTGAAGGGGGCATGCGTGATGCCCTGTCTATTTTGGATCAGGCTCTTAGCTTAACGAATGATAATGATGTTTCGCTAGAAATAGCTGAAGAAATCACTGGCAGTATCAGCTTAAGAGCACTGGATCAGTATGTGGCTGACCTTTTGGTACATGAAACTCAGCAGGCACTCAGTGATTTGGATACTATTTTTGACAATGGAAAGAGCATGAGCCGTTTTGCGACAGATCTTTTAAATTATCTGCGTGACCTTCTGGTTGTCCAAGCGGGTGGAGAAAACACACATCAAGGAGAAGCATTTGACAGAAATCTCGCCTTGTCACAAGACACTATTTTTCAAATGATTGACATTGTGACCAAAAGTCTACCAGAAATCAAAAACGGAACACATCCCAAGATTTATGCGGAAATGATGACCATTCGTCTATCCAAAAATGACCAGAAACTGCATTCAGTTCAAGATTTACCGGATAATATTGCTCAAGAAATTGAAACGCTCAAATCAGAGATTAAAGAACTCAAAAAAAGCTTGCAATCTCTGGAAAAAGGCAAGCCTTTCAAAGTGACCAAGGTTCAAAAGACTTCTTTTCGCTATAAAGTGGATAAGGACAAGGTCATGACCATTATGCGAGAAACTGTGGCAGATAGTCAAAAATCGCGTGAGTATTTAGAAGCCCTCAAAAGTTCTTGGAATGAAATTTTAGACAGTATTTCACCTCAAGATCGAGCCCTTTTAATGGGATCCGAACCTGTTCTGGCTAATAGTGAAAATGCTATTCTGGCCTTTGATGCTGCCTTTAATGCCGAACAGGCTATGAAACGCTCAGATCTCAATGCTATGTTTGGCAATATCATGAGCCAGGCTTCTGGCTTTTCCCCAAAAATTATGGCTGTGCCAAGAGCTGAGTTTGATGCTATCCGCAGCGAATTTGCTCATAGCCTAAAGGCAGACAAAGATGATTCTCAGGAAGAAAAAACAGAAGCAACAAAAGCGTTTATCCCAGAAGGTTTTGATTTCTTAGCGGATAAAATTGTTCTTGAAGAAGACTAA
- the thrS gene encoding threonine--tRNA ligase translates to MIKITFPDGAVREFEAGTTTFEIAESISKSLAKKALAGKFNGKLIDTTRAITEDGSIEIVTPDHEDALAILRHSAAHLFAQAARRLFPDIHLGVGPAIQDGFYYDTDNEAGQISNEDLPRIEEEMKKIVKENFPSIREEVTKAEAREIFKNDPYKLELIEEHSEDAGGLTIYRQGEYVDLCRGPHVPSTGRIQVFHLLNVAGAYWRGDSNNAMMQRIYGTAWFDKKDLKTYLKRLEEAKERDHRTLGKELDLFMIKPEVGQGLPFWLPNGATIRRILERYIVDKEVADGYQHVYTPIMASVDFYKTSGHWDHYRDDMFPPMDMGDGEQLVLRPMNCPHHIEVYKNHVHSYRELPIRIAELGMMHRYEKSGALSGLQRVREMTLNDAHIFVTPDQIQSEFLKALNLITSIYKDFNITDFSFRLSYRDPNDKEKYFDNDEMWENAQTMLKAAMDDFGLDYYEAEGEAAFYGPKLDIQVKTALGNDETLSTIQLDFLLPERFDLHYIGPDGEEHRPVMIHRGGISTFERFVAYLIETYKGAFPTWLAPHQVTVIPISNEAHIDYAWKVAKELRDHGIRVDVDDRNEKMQYKIRQSQTKKVPYQLIVGDKEVESGTVNVRRYGSKQTHTESIAEFRENILADIKRKSRPDDAK, encoded by the coding sequence ATGATTAAAATCACTTTCCCAGATGGTGCTGTGCGCGAATTTGAAGCTGGTACAACAACTTTTGAAATTGCTGAGTCTATCAGCAAGTCTCTAGCAAAGAAAGCTTTGGCTGGTAAATTCAACGGCAAACTGATTGATACTACTCGTGCCATTACCGAAGATGGCAGTATTGAAATCGTGACACCTGATCACGAGGATGCGCTTGCTATTTTACGCCACTCGGCAGCTCACCTCTTTGCCCAAGCTGCACGCCGCCTTTTCCCAGATATTCACTTGGGTGTCGGTCCAGCTATTCAAGATGGTTTCTACTACGATACAGACAATGAAGCAGGGCAAATTTCCAACGAAGATCTTCCTCGCATTGAAGAGGAAATGAAGAAAATCGTCAAAGAAAACTTTCCATCAATCCGTGAAGAAGTCACTAAGGCTGAGGCACGCGAAATTTTCAAAAATGACCCTTACAAACTCGAATTGATCGAAGAACATTCAGAAGATGCTGGTGGTTTAACAATTTACCGTCAAGGCGAATACGTTGACCTCTGCCGCGGACCGCACGTGCCGTCAACCGGCCGTATCCAAGTCTTTCATCTGCTTAACGTGGCTGGTGCTTACTGGCGCGGTGACAGTAATAATGCTATGATGCAGCGTATCTACGGTACCGCTTGGTTTGATAAAAAAGATCTCAAAACTTACCTCAAACGCCTTGAAGAAGCCAAAGAACGCGATCATCGTACATTAGGTAAAGAATTAGATCTTTTCATGATAAAGCCAGAAGTTGGGCAAGGGCTGCCATTCTGGCTGCCAAATGGAGCGACTATTCGCCGCATTTTAGAGCGTTATATTGTAGATAAGGAAGTGGCTGATGGTTATCAGCATGTTTATACCCCCATCATGGCTAGTGTTGATTTCTATAAGACCTCAGGACATTGGGATCATTACCGCGATGATATGTTTCCGCCTATGGATATGGGTGATGGTGAACAGCTGGTTCTGCGCCCTATGAATTGTCCGCACCATATTGAAGTCTATAAAAACCATGTGCATTCTTATCGTGAGCTGCCTATTCGTATTGCTGAGCTTGGCATGATGCATCGTTATGAAAAATCAGGAGCTTTATCGGGACTTCAGCGTGTGCGTGAGATGACTCTGAATGATGCTCATATTTTTGTGACTCCGGATCAAATTCAAAGTGAGTTTTTAAAAGCTTTAAACTTGATTACCAGCATTTACAAAGATTTCAATATTACAGACTTTAGTTTCCGCTTGTCTTATCGTGATCCTAATGATAAGGAAAAATATTTTGACAATGATGAAATGTGGGAGAATGCCCAAACCATGCTGAAAGCAGCCATGGATGATTTCGGATTGGATTATTATGAAGCAGAAGGTGAAGCAGCTTTTTACGGACCAAAATTGGATATCCAAGTCAAGACTGCTCTCGGCAATGATGAAACCTTGTCAACAATTCAGCTGGATTTCCTTTTACCAGAGCGTTTTGACTTGCATTATATCGGACCGGATGGTGAAGAACATCGTCCTGTTATGATTCACCGCGGCGGTATTTCAACCTTTGAACGGTTTGTGGCTTATCTCATTGAAACTTATAAAGGCGCCTTTCCAACTTGGTTAGCTCCGCATCAAGTAACTGTCATTCCAATCTCAAACGAAGCTCACATTGACTATGCCTGGAAAGTTGCTAAAGAACTGCGTGATCATGGCATCCGTGTGGATGTAGATGACCGCAATGAGAAAATGCAGTATAAGATTCGGCAAAGTCAAACTAAGAAAGTACCTTATCAGCTCATCGTTGGCGATAAGGAAGTGGAAAGCGGTACCGTCAATGTCCGCCGTTATGGCAGCAAACAAACGCATACGGAAAGTATCGCAGAGTTTAGAGAGAACATTTTAGCTGATATCAAGCGTAAATCGCGCCCAGACGACGCTAAATAA